In one Streptomyces sp. NBC_00597 genomic region, the following are encoded:
- a CDS encoding UDP-N-acetylglucosamine 1-carboxyvinyltransferase, whose protein sequence is MAPTQALAPSAEVIAVRPGRPLSGSVTVDGSKNAALPLLAAAAAVRRTIQLENVPASADVHWMLTLIQGAGWHVARAVGRPDSVVIMPPDAVPTDLDLAPAARIRASYYLVPALLALQGNARLPWPGGCRIGERGIDLHFKVYEAFGDRVAVQDEGYDVEAGRPATGTVSHTLPFRSRGATVVAVLRAVVAGRALRLGRPNLSPEVLTVLDALRSAGWEARAGEQVLDLSPAVTSPAEMPAWRVPGDKIEAGTLACAVAATGGTARIEGVQGRDVVPLQAALQRLGIPTAVREDVLLVDGSAAQPTGRPLRAIATLATGGLDADFEPPLMALALGQPGTHLFADSINPGRHGNLLPQLARLGAKIEEISPTECRLTGPQRLTGAGVEATDIRTGSALMVAALTARGITTLGGVDQLRRGHADLPGKLLHLGADICEVAP, encoded by the coding sequence ATGGCACCCACTCAGGCCCTTGCGCCGAGCGCGGAGGTCATCGCCGTACGTCCGGGGAGGCCCCTCTCCGGGTCGGTCACCGTCGACGGCTCCAAGAACGCCGCCCTGCCGTTGCTGGCCGCCGCAGCAGCCGTGCGCCGGACCATCCAGCTGGAGAACGTCCCCGCCAGCGCCGACGTCCACTGGATGCTCACCTTGATCCAAGGGGCGGGCTGGCACGTCGCCCGAGCCGTGGGACGACCCGACAGCGTGGTGATCATGCCCCCTGACGCCGTACCTACGGACCTCGACCTGGCTCCGGCCGCACGGATCCGCGCGTCGTACTACCTGGTGCCCGCGCTCCTTGCCCTACAGGGGAACGCCCGTCTGCCCTGGCCCGGGGGATGCCGGATCGGGGAGCGCGGCATAGACCTGCACTTCAAGGTGTACGAGGCGTTCGGCGACCGTGTCGCCGTCCAGGATGAGGGCTACGACGTCGAGGCCGGTCGACCCGCCACCGGAACGGTCTCCCACACGTTGCCGTTCCGGTCGCGAGGTGCGACGGTCGTCGCCGTCCTGCGTGCGGTCGTCGCGGGCCGTGCGCTGCGCCTCGGTCGGCCGAACCTGTCGCCGGAAGTCCTCACCGTGCTGGACGCCCTGCGCTCGGCGGGATGGGAGGCCCGAGCCGGCGAACAGGTCCTGGACCTGAGCCCGGCAGTGACATCACCGGCCGAGATGCCGGCTTGGCGCGTTCCGGGCGACAAGATCGAGGCAGGCACCCTGGCCTGCGCCGTTGCCGCCACCGGTGGGACCGCGCGCATCGAGGGCGTCCAAGGTCGGGATGTGGTGCCGTTGCAGGCAGCCCTGCAACGGCTGGGCATCCCCACCGCGGTACGGGAGGACGTCCTCCTGGTCGACGGGAGCGCCGCCCAGCCCACGGGCCGTCCCCTTCGCGCCATCGCCACACTCGCCACCGGCGGCCTGGACGCCGACTTCGAACCTCCCTTGATGGCACTGGCCCTCGGTCAGCCCGGGACACACCTGTTCGCCGACTCCATCAATCCCGGCCGCCACGGAAACCTGCTGCCCCAGCTGGCCCGACTCGGCGCGAAGATCGAGGAGATCTCCCCCACCGAATGCCGGCTGACCGGCCCACAACGCCTCACCGGAGCCGGGGTCGAGGCCACCGACATCCGCACCGGCTCCGCGCTCATGGTCGCCGCGCTGACCGCCCGCGGCATCACCACCCTCGGCGGAGTCGACCAGCTCCGCCGCGGCCACGCCGACCTGCCCGGCAAGCTCCTCCACCTCGGCGCCGACATCTGCGAGGTCGCGCCATGA
- a CDS encoding ATP-binding protein yields the protein MEVHEVTLTVTSTPEGAAGARHQVMNEIRGWRSVIGTDGMCVAEVVAGELLANAVQHTGNEAASVTARLLGSRLRFEVRDRSSVLPHARPSPTDAEDGRGLLIINALADRHGVDHSTGGKSCWAELDLSVPTPVTPSITQPPLQRS from the coding sequence ATGGAAGTGCACGAGGTCACGCTGACCGTCACGAGTACGCCCGAGGGCGCCGCTGGTGCCCGGCACCAGGTGATGAACGAGATCAGGGGCTGGCGCTCGGTCATCGGCACCGACGGCATGTGCGTGGCAGAGGTCGTGGCCGGCGAACTGCTGGCGAACGCCGTTCAGCACACGGGAAACGAAGCTGCTTCCGTAACCGCTCGCCTGCTCGGGAGCCGACTGCGCTTCGAGGTCCGCGACCGCAGTTCCGTCCTCCCCCACGCACGCCCATCCCCTACGGACGCCGAGGACGGCCGCGGGCTGCTGATTATCAACGCTCTCGCCGACCGGCACGGCGTCGACCACAGCACCGGCGGCAAATCCTGCTGGGCCGAGCTCGATCTGTCCGTACCTACTCCGGTCACGCCATCCATCACGCAACCTCCCCTGCAAAGGAGTTGA
- a CDS encoding helix-turn-helix domain-containing protein — MVDTQGEAHRIGELIRRARVLQGRSQADVAGELGYHQSKISRLEGGRGTDDIRVLRDVARILRIPPDRLGLAEAAPEADPHDPETEEMLRRRTFLAASVTALTASVAPTAAHPALVQALLPGMPTAPTTEAPNSRELRNRTTAIRRLWSTCDYAELERALPGLITDLRHCIADSPQAEELPRFLATAYQTSASLLLKQGDPGTAWLAVGRAMAEAERSGDPLVLAASVRLHAHVLVREQHAGQAVTLIKHTASQLAGAYDRQPHHHLSVLGLLLLRGVTAASWAGDRAATAEFLAEAKAVAKCVALDHPDAWANFSPTNVALHEVSAAVSFGDAGVAIDIARPLMRRHIPVPERRAALWVEAARAYAQQGRLADGYQALRIAETCAAQEVRRPAVRDLVADMAARDRRRTLPELHHFSRRLGVPA, encoded by the coding sequence ATGGTCGATACGCAGGGCGAGGCGCACCGGATCGGTGAACTGATCCGCCGGGCTCGGGTCTTACAGGGCCGCTCACAAGCGGACGTGGCCGGCGAGCTGGGATACCACCAGTCGAAGATCAGCCGGCTGGAGGGCGGACGCGGAACGGACGACATCCGGGTTCTGCGCGACGTCGCCCGCATCCTGCGCATTCCCCCGGACCGACTCGGTCTGGCGGAGGCTGCCCCGGAAGCCGATCCCCACGATCCGGAGACAGAGGAAATGCTGCGTCGCCGTACCTTCCTTGCCGCCAGCGTCACCGCGCTCACAGCCTCGGTCGCGCCGACGGCTGCGCACCCCGCGCTAGTCCAGGCACTCCTGCCCGGGATGCCGACGGCGCCGACGACGGAAGCGCCGAACTCCCGGGAACTACGAAACCGGACAACGGCCATCCGGCGCCTCTGGAGCACCTGCGACTACGCGGAGCTGGAGCGGGCCCTTCCCGGCCTGATCACCGATCTTCGCCACTGCATCGCCGACTCCCCGCAGGCCGAGGAGCTTCCTCGCTTCCTAGCCACGGCCTACCAGACCTCGGCCAGCCTCCTGCTGAAGCAGGGAGACCCCGGCACGGCGTGGCTCGCCGTCGGGCGCGCGATGGCCGAGGCCGAACGCTCGGGTGATCCGCTCGTCCTCGCTGCCAGCGTCCGCCTCCACGCGCACGTCCTGGTCCGCGAACAGCACGCTGGCCAGGCCGTCACACTGATCAAGCACACGGCTTCACAACTCGCCGGCGCGTACGACCGGCAGCCCCACCACCACCTCTCCGTGCTGGGGTTGTTGCTACTGCGCGGAGTCACGGCAGCCAGCTGGGCCGGGGACCGCGCTGCCACCGCTGAGTTCCTGGCCGAGGCCAAGGCGGTGGCGAAGTGCGTCGCCCTGGACCACCCCGACGCCTGGGCCAACTTCAGCCCCACCAACGTGGCCCTCCACGAGGTCAGCGCGGCCGTGTCCTTCGGCGACGCGGGCGTCGCCATCGACATCGCCCGTCCGCTCATGCGCCGCCACATCCCGGTTCCCGAGCGCCGGGCCGCCCTATGGGTGGAAGCCGCCCGTGCCTACGCACAGCAGGGCCGCCTCGCCGACGGCTACCAGGCCCTGCGGATCGCGGAGACCTGCGCAGCCCAGGAGGTACGGCGACCAGCCGTCCGGGACCTGGTCGCCGACATGGCGGCGCGCGACCGTCGGCGTACGCTGCCAGAGCTCCACCACTTCAGCCGCCGACTGGGAGTACCCGCGTGA
- a CDS encoding flavoprotein has product MTEPQRKPFLYVVVCAAGNAGDVGKLIDAAHEQSWDVGVVATPQGLPFLDVSAIEDRTGYPVRSAWRAPGDARSFPPADAIAVAPATFNTVNKWAAGFADNLALGILCEAPGMGIPTAVLPYVNTALAAHRAYRRSLAELREMGVLVGSYEPHRPKSGGGADRFRWKEAVDLLAPFLAAGDARH; this is encoded by the coding sequence GTGACCGAGCCGCAGCGAAAGCCCTTCCTGTATGTCGTCGTCTGCGCGGCCGGGAACGCGGGCGACGTCGGCAAGCTGATCGACGCCGCGCACGAGCAGAGCTGGGACGTCGGCGTCGTCGCCACCCCGCAGGGTCTTCCCTTCCTCGACGTGTCCGCGATCGAGGACCGGACCGGTTACCCCGTCCGCTCCGCCTGGCGCGCGCCCGGCGACGCACGGTCCTTCCCACCCGCCGATGCGATCGCCGTAGCCCCGGCCACCTTCAATACGGTCAACAAGTGGGCGGCCGGCTTCGCGGACAACCTCGCCCTCGGCATCCTCTGCGAGGCTCCGGGCATGGGCATCCCCACCGCCGTCCTGCCGTACGTGAACACCGCCCTCGCGGCCCACCGCGCGTACCGGCGCAGCCTCGCCGAGCTGCGCGAGATGGGTGTTCTGGTCGGCAGCTACGAGCCTCACCGCCCGAAGTCCGGCGGCGGCGCCGACCGCTTCCGTTGGAAGGAAGCCGTCGACCTCTTGGCCCCGTTCCTCGCGGCAGGCGACGCCCGCCACTGA